Proteins encoded together in one Kutzneria kofuensis window:
- a CDS encoding BTAD domain-containing putative transcriptional regulator: MEVAGPGGQVDLRGRGQRTLIARLALQPGTTMSQDTLIKALWPQTPPPTAVKTLHSHMARLRIQLRLAGVTDVIATRDPGYVLLAEPEEVDATRFENLVAAGHSAVATGQHELSSGLFRAALTLWRGEPLTDCRPGEWASAAAVRLGEIRLAAAEDLIGARLALGEHITAIGELESLVTQHPFRERLWELLILALYRSGRQADALAAFHRARATLVDELGIEPGRQLRRLEAAVLTADPMLDLSAAATVPVADPTPADRSRRRVPVPLTRLVDRAADTARTRWLLDERRLVTLTGPGGCGKTRLAIAVASGYETGELGFVDLVSLTDSALVPQSVADAFGLPEQAGRSVLDTVADHVRDRPTLLVLDNCEHLVRACAHLVRALLSACPALHVLATSREPLHVPGELVYTVRPLPTPDPEATDSFDDLACYDAVQLFVDRAQEAGAHIRKDGATARALATICASLDGLPLAIELAAARAAALPLSQIAEHLRDRFLGLCSGGHGARPQHRTLHATVKWSYDLLTPDERALFRSLAVFAGGFELPAVAALWPHDNAVDLLGRLVEKSLVTKEPDTARYRLLDTIRHFAAAQLTDAELARARRLHAEYHLGLAEQAERHLCGAGAVQWLERLAADHENLRTAVAWALARPDPTPALRLTTALIRYCRLRGHYGDCRDWLTAALELPGQAPAALRAKAFAGAAVVTFLQCDYDPAVLLAEQSLLLYEAGDDQRGLAFVRSLLGSICREQGDYARALDYHQSALRNFQGLDDEHGIAHALHLSAFTAWLRGDLAPAERWAYESLRRSRKLGDAESVSSALKHLGAVAHYRGDNKLACRLLLEARALSERTGCREGIAWALNLLGLVHHATGSAEAEALLERSLAAHRELGDRSRTASVLETLAAIACDRSAWTRAADLLSEATAIRAALGIPVPPCEFPLLRRTRAALGAAEMSRSRECGG, translated from the coding sequence GTGGAGGTGGCCGGGCCCGGCGGGCAGGTCGACCTGCGCGGCCGGGGGCAGCGCACCCTGATCGCCCGGCTCGCGCTGCAGCCCGGGACCACGATGTCCCAGGACACGCTGATCAAGGCCCTGTGGCCGCAGACCCCGCCGCCGACCGCGGTGAAGACCTTGCACAGCCACATGGCCCGGCTGCGCATCCAGCTGCGGCTGGCCGGTGTCACCGACGTCATCGCGACCCGGGATCCGGGCTACGTGCTGCTGGCCGAACCGGAGGAGGTGGACGCCACCCGGTTCGAGAACCTGGTGGCGGCGGGGCACAGCGCGGTTGCCACGGGGCAGCACGAGCTGTCCTCGGGTCTGTTCCGAGCAGCGCTCACACTGTGGCGCGGCGAGCCGCTGACCGATTGCCGGCCGGGCGAATGGGCCAGCGCCGCCGCCGTCCGGCTCGGCGAGATCCGGCTCGCCGCCGCCGAGGACCTGATCGGCGCCCGGCTCGCGCTCGGCGAACACATCACCGCCATCGGCGAACTGGAGTCGCTGGTCACCCAGCACCCGTTTCGGGAACGCCTGTGGGAGCTGCTGATCCTCGCCCTCTACCGATCCGGGCGGCAGGCCGACGCGCTTGCCGCCTTCCACCGGGCCCGCGCCACCCTGGTCGACGAGCTCGGCATCGAGCCGGGCCGGCAGCTGCGCCGGTTGGAGGCCGCCGTCCTGACCGCGGACCCCATGCTCGACCTGTCGGCGGCTGCGACCGTGCCGGTCGCCGATCCGACACCCGCCGACCGCTCCCGGCGGCGCGTGCCGGTGCCCCTGACCCGGCTGGTCGACCGGGCGGCCGACACGGCCCGGACACGGTGGTTGTTGGACGAGCGGCGCCTGGTCACATTGACCGGTCCGGGTGGGTGCGGCAAGACGCGGCTGGCCATCGCCGTGGCCTCCGGGTACGAAACGGGCGAGCTCGGCTTCGTGGATCTGGTGTCACTGACCGATTCCGCCCTCGTGCCGCAGTCCGTCGCCGACGCCTTCGGCCTGCCCGAGCAGGCGGGTCGCAGCGTGCTCGACACCGTGGCCGACCACGTCCGCGATCGGCCGACGCTGTTGGTCCTGGACAACTGCGAACACCTCGTCCGGGCCTGCGCGCACCTGGTCCGCGCGCTGCTGTCCGCCTGCCCGGCGCTGCACGTGCTGGCCACCAGCCGCGAGCCGCTGCACGTGCCCGGCGAATTGGTCTACACCGTGCGCCCCCTGCCCACGCCCGACCCCGAGGCCACGGATTCCTTCGACGACCTGGCCTGCTACGACGCCGTCCAGCTGTTCGTCGACCGCGCCCAGGAGGCCGGCGCCCACATCAGGAAGGACGGGGCCACGGCCCGGGCGCTGGCCACCATCTGCGCGAGTCTGGACGGCCTGCCGCTGGCCATCGAGCTGGCGGCGGCACGTGCGGCGGCGCTCCCGCTGTCCCAGATCGCCGAGCACCTGCGCGACCGGTTCCTCGGACTGTGCTCCGGCGGCCACGGCGCCCGGCCGCAGCATCGGACTCTGCACGCGACCGTCAAGTGGAGCTACGACCTGCTCACGCCGGACGAGCGGGCCCTGTTCCGGAGCCTGGCGGTGTTCGCCGGAGGTTTCGAGCTCCCCGCCGTGGCGGCGCTGTGGCCGCACGACAACGCGGTCGACCTGCTGGGCCGGCTGGTCGAGAAGTCGTTGGTCACCAAGGAACCCGACACCGCGCGGTACCGGCTGCTGGACACGATCCGGCACTTCGCGGCCGCGCAGCTCACCGACGCCGAACTCGCGCGGGCCCGGCGCCTGCACGCCGAGTACCACCTGGGGCTGGCCGAGCAGGCGGAGCGGCACCTGTGCGGCGCGGGCGCGGTGCAGTGGCTGGAGCGGCTCGCCGCCGACCACGAGAACCTGCGTACGGCCGTGGCCTGGGCTCTCGCCCGTCCCGACCCGACCCCGGCACTGCGGTTGACCACCGCGCTGATCCGCTACTGCCGGCTGCGGGGCCACTACGGGGACTGCCGTGACTGGCTGACGGCCGCGCTGGAGCTCCCCGGACAAGCGCCCGCGGCCTTGCGCGCCAAGGCATTCGCCGGCGCGGCCGTCGTCACGTTCCTCCAGTGCGACTACGACCCGGCAGTGTTGCTGGCCGAGCAGAGCCTGCTCCTCTACGAGGCCGGCGACGACCAGCGGGGCCTGGCGTTCGTCCGCTCGCTGCTCGGTTCGATCTGCCGGGAACAGGGCGACTACGCGCGTGCGCTCGACTACCACCAGTCGGCCCTGCGGAACTTCCAGGGCCTCGACGACGAGCACGGCATCGCCCACGCGCTGCACCTGAGCGCCTTCACGGCGTGGCTGCGGGGTGATCTCGCCCCGGCCGAGCGATGGGCGTACGAGAGCCTGCGCCGTTCCCGGAAGCTGGGCGACGCCGAGTCGGTTTCCAGCGCGCTCAAGCACCTCGGCGCCGTCGCGCACTACCGCGGCGACAACAAGCTGGCGTGCCGGCTGTTGCTCGAAGCCCGTGCGCTCTCCGAGCGGACCGGGTGCCGGGAGGGCATCGCCTGGGCGCTCAACCTGCTCGGTCTCGTCCACCACGCCACCGGATCGGCCGAGGCCGAAGCGTTGCTCGAACGGAGCCTCGCCGCGCACCGGGAGCTGGGCGACCGGTCGCGCACGGCCAGCGTGCTGGAGACGCTGGCCGCGATCGCCTGCGACCGGTCGGCGTGGACCCGCGCGGCCGACCTGTTGAGCGAGGCCACCGCGATCCGCGCGGCGCTGGGCATCCCCGTCCCGCCCTGCGAGTTCCCGCTCCTGCGGCGCACCCGGGCCGCGCTCGGCGCGGCCGAGATGTCGCGGTCACGGGAGTGCGGCGGCTGA
- a CDS encoding multicopper oxidase family protein, producing the protein MPLTSRVLAAHGSSTAVVGSTLDPRTIPKYVTRLPALPAMPMWSSYGGIDYYVIGVRQFSQQVLPPSLPKTVVWGYGSPRNPATFHSPALTIEARVGRPVRVTWANQLVDASGRFLPHLLPVDPTLHWANPPGGLRGRDTHPTFASTPGPYPGPVPIVTHLHGAHVTEESDGYPEAWYLPPAWDLPGGYARVGSYHDRYRAMAADRFGVEWPPGTAVYQYANDQSAATLWFHDHTLGLSRLNTHAGLAGFYLLRGGARDLPPGVLPGPAPGVDDRPGIRYHELSLVVQDRSFNRDGSIFFPDSRAFTGDVPPDGPFVPAGDVPPIWNPDFFGTTMVVNGRTWPVLPVEPRRYRFRLLNACNARTLLLKIVANPLAPRPVPAALPCWQIGADGGFLPRPVETDQLLCAPAERVDVIIDFTSLAAGTELFLINEGPDGMFMGGSPGKGLTPADPATTGQVMKFVVTQQSTRDTSVPPAQLSLPRLPPLGPSRRTWRISLTERRSTAQPAAAVSFLLGTVAADGTPKPLTWADDVTERPALRTTETWELTNFTGEAHPIHLHQVQFRVTGRQPLGGAAPGRGPESGETGEKDTVIVYPNEITRVDARFDIPGRYVMHCHILDHEDNEMMRPIQPGG; encoded by the coding sequence CGTTCTCGCCGCTCACGGCAGTTCCACCGCCGTTGTCGGCAGCACCCTGGATCCCCGGACGATCCCGAAGTACGTGACACGGCTACCGGCGTTGCCCGCGATGCCGATGTGGTCGTCGTACGGCGGAATCGACTACTACGTGATTGGTGTCCGGCAGTTCTCCCAACAGGTTCTGCCGCCCAGCCTGCCCAAAACCGTCGTCTGGGGCTACGGATCGCCGCGGAATCCCGCCACGTTCCACAGCCCCGCGCTCACCATCGAGGCACGGGTGGGTCGTCCCGTCCGAGTGACGTGGGCGAACCAGCTCGTCGACGCCAGCGGCCGATTTCTGCCGCACCTCTTACCGGTCGACCCGACTCTGCACTGGGCGAATCCGCCCGGTGGCCTGCGGGGACGGGACACCCACCCGACGTTCGCCTCGACCCCGGGCCCCTACCCCGGGCCGGTGCCCATCGTGACCCACCTGCACGGTGCGCACGTCACGGAGGAGAGCGACGGCTATCCCGAGGCCTGGTACCTCCCGCCCGCCTGGGACCTTCCCGGCGGATACGCGAGGGTGGGGTCCTACCACGACCGCTACCGCGCGATGGCCGCCGACCGGTTCGGCGTCGAGTGGCCGCCGGGCACGGCCGTGTACCAGTACGCCAACGACCAGTCCGCCGCGACCCTGTGGTTCCACGACCACACGCTCGGCCTGTCGCGGCTGAACACCCACGCCGGCCTGGCGGGCTTCTACCTGCTCAGGGGCGGCGCGCGCGACCTGCCGCCGGGCGTGCTGCCCGGCCCCGCGCCGGGGGTCGACGACCGTCCCGGAATTCGGTACCACGAGCTTTCCCTTGTGGTGCAGGACCGTTCCTTCAACCGTGACGGCTCGATCTTCTTCCCCGACAGCCGGGCGTTCACCGGGGACGTGCCGCCGGACGGCCCGTTCGTCCCGGCCGGCGACGTCCCGCCGATCTGGAACCCGGACTTCTTCGGCACCACGATGGTCGTCAACGGCCGCACCTGGCCGGTCCTGCCGGTCGAACCGCGGCGCTACCGGTTCCGGCTGCTCAACGCGTGCAACGCGCGGACCCTGCTGCTCAAGATCGTCGCCAACCCGCTGGCCCCGCGGCCGGTGCCGGCGGCGTTGCCGTGCTGGCAGATCGGCGCGGACGGCGGCTTCCTGCCCCGTCCGGTGGAAACCGACCAGCTGCTGTGCGCGCCGGCGGAACGCGTCGACGTCATCATCGACTTCACCTCCCTGGCGGCCGGAACCGAACTCTTCCTCATCAACGAGGGGCCCGACGGGATGTTCATGGGCGGCTCGCCCGGCAAGGGTCTGACCCCGGCCGATCCGGCGACGACCGGGCAGGTGATGAAGTTCGTCGTCACGCAACAGTCCACACGGGACACCAGCGTGCCGCCGGCCCAGCTGTCCCTGCCGCGGCTGCCACCGCTCGGCCCGTCCCGGCGCACGTGGCGGATCTCGCTGACCGAACGCCGTTCCACCGCGCAGCCGGCGGCCGCGGTGTCGTTCCTGCTCGGCACCGTGGCCGCCGACGGGACGCCGAAACCGCTGACCTGGGCCGACGACGTCACGGAACGCCCCGCGCTGCGGACCACCGAGACCTGGGAGCTGACCAACTTCACCGGGGAGGCGCACCCGATCCACCTGCATCAGGTGCAGTTCCGCGTCACCGGCCGCCAACCGCTCGGGGGCGCGGCTCCCGGCCGTGGCCCGGAGAGCGGGGAGACCGGGGAGAAGGACACGGTGATCGTGTACCCGAACGAGATCACCAGAGTCGACGCGCGGTTCGACATCCCGGGCCGCTACGTCATGCACTGCCACATCCTGGATCACGAGGACAACGAGATGATGCGCCCCATCCAACCGGGAGGCTGA